A genomic window from Chitinophaga pollutisoli includes:
- a CDS encoding DUF3500 domain-containing protein, translating into MKTLFLPACLILASICPDVFSQSKLPAKTAAPQTLEQAAQSLFFDLGREKLGKMTAPFEGDQRFDWHFVPKERYGLRLKDMTLSQQERAFALMNLCLSNEGARKAKGVVELEAILREVEKRAITDTYRDTGNFYFAVFGSPFAGKPWALRMEGHHVSLNFTILNNRILSVGPGFLGANPARVPSGPAMGHQLLKQETELAFSLMNGLSEQQRKIAVVADKAPSDIITGNKRRAWQLDPPGIAWSALKPAQHRQLRSLIDVYIGRYTRLMHDILWKEIEASGLDSIHFAWAGGRVWGEGHYYRIQGPTFLIEYDNTQNDANHVHSVFRELKNDFGEDALQQHYNASHQ; encoded by the coding sequence ATGAAAACGCTTTTCCTGCCGGCATGTTTGATATTGGCAAGCATTTGTCCGGATGTTTTTTCCCAGTCCAAACTTCCGGCCAAAACAGCCGCCCCGCAAACATTGGAGCAGGCGGCGCAATCGTTGTTTTTTGATCTGGGGAGGGAAAAGCTGGGAAAGATGACGGCGCCGTTCGAGGGAGATCAGCGGTTTGACTGGCATTTTGTGCCGAAGGAGCGATACGGGTTGCGCCTCAAGGACATGACACTTTCGCAGCAGGAGCGGGCCTTTGCGCTGATGAACCTTTGTCTGAGCAACGAGGGCGCCCGCAAGGCGAAAGGCGTGGTGGAGCTGGAGGCCATCCTCCGGGAAGTGGAAAAACGCGCCATCACCGACACGTACCGCGACACGGGAAATTTTTACTTCGCCGTCTTCGGCAGCCCTTTCGCCGGCAAGCCCTGGGCCCTGCGGATGGAAGGCCATCACGTTTCCCTCAACTTTACGATCTTAAATAACCGCATCTTGTCGGTTGGGCCAGGCTTCCTCGGCGCCAACCCCGCGCGGGTGCCTTCCGGGCCGGCGATGGGGCATCAATTATTAAAGCAGGAAACCGAACTGGCGTTTTCGCTCATGAACGGACTGAGTGAGCAACAGCGGAAAATCGCTGTGGTGGCGGATAAGGCGCCGTCAGACATCATCACGGGCAATAAGCGCCGCGCCTGGCAGCTCGATCCGCCGGGCATCGCGTGGAGTGCGTTGAAACCCGCGCAGCATCGGCAGCTCCGTTCACTGATCGACGTATACATTGGCCGGTACACGCGCCTGATGCACGATATTTTATGGAAAGAAATCGAGGCTTCGGGGCTCGACAGTATCCATTTTGCCTGGGCAGGTGGCCGTGTTTGGGGGGAAGGGCATTACTACCGCATCCAGGGGCCTACCTTCCTGATCGAATACGACAATACGCAAAACGACGCGAATCATGTTCATTCGGTGTTCCGGGAATTGAAGAATGATTTTGGGGAAGATGCGCTGCAACAGCATTATAACGCGTCACACCAATGA
- a CDS encoding family 10 glycosylhydrolase yields the protein MVKYILTGLLLCGSLMHPTKAQLPPKREFRAVWISTIANIDWPSRKGLPPEQQREEFIQLLDFHKRNGMNAIIFQVRPAADAFYPSPYEPWSEYLTGRQGQPPIPYYDPLEFMVTETHKRGMEFHAWFNPYRAVANTRGSSIADNHITRTRPQWFLTYGDKKYFDPGIPEVRSYVTELIRDVVKRYDIDAVHFDDYFYPYRLPGKDFPDQGSFRLYGKGRSLDDWRRYNVDTIIQMLSGAIKQTKPWVKFGISPFGVWRNQDKDFSGSPTRAGLTNYDDLYADVIKWQRLGWIDYLTPQLYWEFGHRLVAYEVLVDWWSKHAYGRHMYIGHGAYRIGSSAPWRNPRELPNQILATRAFPTVQGSVFFSSRSFNGNPFGINDSLQNHLYRYPALLPTMPWLDDKAPLAPYFTDAFEKNGGLEIRWADDDTSHQTQRYVLYRFEEGQVINVSDPTKILAVVEQMPDPVYMDRQYIKGRTYIYIVTALDRMHNESMISDPLRVEHANGTVKFEFAP from the coding sequence ATGGTGAAGTATATATTGACCGGACTACTACTGTGCGGCAGCCTGATGCATCCCACAAAGGCGCAACTGCCTCCCAAAAGGGAGTTCAGGGCTGTCTGGATCTCCACGATAGCAAACATCGACTGGCCTTCCAGGAAAGGATTGCCGCCGGAGCAACAGCGCGAGGAATTTATCCAGTTGCTGGATTTCCACAAGCGAAACGGCATGAACGCCATCATTTTCCAGGTCCGGCCTGCGGCGGATGCCTTCTATCCGTCTCCCTACGAACCCTGGAGCGAATATCTCACCGGAAGGCAGGGCCAGCCCCCCATCCCGTATTACGACCCGCTCGAGTTCATGGTCACCGAAACGCATAAACGCGGGATGGAATTCCATGCCTGGTTCAACCCCTACCGCGCCGTGGCCAATACCCGCGGCAGCAGCATCGCCGACAATCACATCACCCGCACGCGACCGCAGTGGTTCCTCACTTACGGCGATAAAAAATACTTCGACCCGGGGATCCCGGAAGTCCGCTCCTACGTGACAGAGCTCATCCGCGACGTCGTAAAGCGCTATGATATCGACGCCGTCCATTTCGACGATTACTTTTACCCGTACCGCCTGCCCGGCAAGGATTTCCCCGACCAGGGGTCGTTCCGGCTGTACGGCAAAGGCCGCAGCCTCGACGACTGGCGGCGTTATAATGTGGACACCATCATCCAGATGCTCAGCGGCGCCATCAAGCAAACCAAGCCCTGGGTGAAGTTCGGGATCAGTCCATTCGGCGTATGGCGCAACCAGGACAAGGATTTCAGCGGTTCCCCCACGCGGGCGGGCCTCACCAATTACGACGATCTCTATGCCGACGTCATCAAATGGCAGCGCCTCGGCTGGATCGATTACCTCACGCCGCAGCTGTACTGGGAATTCGGGCACCGGCTGGTGGCTTATGAAGTGCTGGTGGACTGGTGGTCAAAGCACGCTTACGGCCGCCACATGTACATCGGGCATGGCGCGTACCGCATCGGCAGCAGCGCGCCCTGGCGGAATCCGCGGGAGTTGCCGAACCAGATTCTTGCCACGCGGGCATTCCCGACGGTGCAGGGGAGCGTATTTTTCAGCAGCCGTTCTTTCAACGGCAATCCTTTCGGCATCAACGATTCCCTGCAAAATCATCTGTACCGGTATCCGGCGCTGTTGCCCACCATGCCCTGGCTCGACGATAAAGCGCCGCTGGCGCCTTATTTCACGGATGCTTTCGAGAAAAACGGCGGACTGGAGATCCGGTGGGCGGACGACGACACTTCGCACCAGACGCAGCGGTATGTTTTATATCGTTTCGAGGAGGGCCAGGTGATCAATGTGAGCGACCCCACCAAGATCCTGGCGGTGGTGGAGCAGATGCCGGACCCTGTATATATGGACAGGCAATATATTAAAGGGCGCACCTATATTTATATCGTTACCGCTTTGGACCGTATGCATAACGAGAGCATGATCAGCGACCCTTTGCGGGTGGAACATGCGAATGGGACGGTCAAATTCGAATTTGCTCCCTGA
- a CDS encoding methylglyoxal synthase — MLQTKTLHARKRIALIAHDHKKAELMEWAIYNKTVLARHELYATGTTGKLIEEALDVSVRKLLSGPLGGDQQIGAAVAEGRIDVIIFFWDPMEALPHDPDIKALLRLGVVWNIPMASNRASADFLMTSPLMHQEYTVILPDYSQYLGRKV; from the coding sequence ATGTTACAGACTAAAACCCTGCATGCCCGCAAACGGATTGCACTGATCGCGCACGACCATAAAAAGGCGGAGCTCATGGAATGGGCCATCTATAATAAGACCGTACTCGCCCGCCACGAGTTGTACGCCACCGGCACCACCGGCAAACTGATCGAAGAAGCGCTCGACGTTTCCGTACGCAAGCTCCTTAGCGGCCCCCTGGGCGGCGACCAGCAGATCGGCGCGGCCGTTGCCGAAGGGCGGATCGATGTGATCATCTTCTTCTGGGACCCCATGGAGGCCCTGCCCCACGACCCGGATATCAAAGCCCTACTTCGTCTCGGCGTTGTCTGGAATATCCCCATGGCCTCCAACCGGGCCTCCGCGGATTTCCTTATGACCTCGCCGCTCATGCATCAGGAATACACCGTCATCCTTCCCGATTACAGCCAGTATCTCGGCCGGAAAGTGTAG